TACATGCCCTTTATTTGCCCCATAGTCATGTGACTTTCATCAATCATAATCAAGAAATCATCTGGGAAGAAGTCAAGAAGCGTATAAGGAGGCTCTCCTTCGCTACGACCATCCATGTGGCGTGAGTAGTTTTCAACACCATTGGTATAGCCCATCTCACGTAACATCTCAATATCATACTCTGTTCGCTGTTTCAAACGCTGGGCTTCTAGCAGTTTGCCTTCCTTCTCAAAGACAGCTAACTGCTCTTCTAATTCTGCTTGAATTTTCGCAATCGCAACTTCCATGTGGTCATCATTGGTCACAAAGTGAGTGGCAGGGAAAATCGCCAAATGATCCACTTCTCCCAATACCTGACCTGTCAAAGCCTCAACTTCACGGATACGATCAATTTCATCACCGAAAAACTCTACTCGAAAAGCGTGCTCATCTCGGGAAGCTGGGAAAATCTCCACCACATCCCCACGAACACGAAATCTTCCCCGTTGGAAATCAATATCATTGCGTTCAAACTGAATATCGACCAAGTCATTCAAAAGTTTATCACGAGAAATCTCAAGACCTGGACGCAGACTAACCACGCTATCAGCGTATTCCTTGGGCGAACCCAAACCATAGATACAAGAGACTGAAGCCACAACGATGACATCATTGCGCTCCAGAAGGGCTGAAGTCGCTGAGTGACGGAGCTTATCAATCTCGTCATTGACCGAGCTATCCTTCTCTATATAGGTATCGCTTGAAGGGACATAGGCCTCGGGTTGGTAATAATCATAGTAAGATACGAAGTACTCAACAGCATTATCAGGGAAAAATTCCTTAAACTCCCCATAGAGCTGACCAGCAAGCGTCTTGTTATGAGCAATGACCAAAGTTGGTTTATTGACTTTGGAAATGACCTGACTCATGGTATAGGTCTTCCCTGTACCCGTCGCCCCCATCAAAATTTGGGCCTTCTCTCCACCCTCGATATTGTCAACCAACTGCTCAATCGCTTGTGGTTGATCTCCTGAAGGTTGGTATTTTGATACTAGTTTAAATTTATTATCTGTAATTCGATTTATCATGATTGCCTCATCTGCTTTTTTCTATCCTTCTATTTTACCATAAATTTACTTTTCAGACTCTGCTCTAGGTTGATAAGAGTGAGTATTTCATGTTACATTTCCTTACATAAAATCCATAAAATTTGCCTTTTCATTCATTTTCTGATATAATGGGAAAATATTCGGAAAAGGAGACTAAAAATGAAGAAAAAAATACTAGCATGTTTGCTCATTTTATTTCCCATTTTCTCACTAGGTATGGCAAAAGCTGATACTGTTAAGATTGTATCTGATACAGCTTACGCACCTTTTGAGTTTAAAGATTCAGATCAAACCTATAAAGGGATTGATGTTGATATTATCAATAAAGTCGCAGAGATCAAAGGATGGAACATCCAAATGTCTTATCCTGGCTTTGATGCAGCTGTAAATGCGGTGCAGTCAGGTCAAGCAGATGCTATTATGGCAGGTATGACAAAAACAAAAGAACGCGAAAATGTCTTTACCATGTCTGATACCTATTATGATACAAAAGTTGTCATTGCTACCACAAAGGCAAATAAAATCACCAAATATGAGGAACTTAGCGGCAAAACAGTTGGAGTTAAGAACGGAACTGCCGCTCAACGTTTCCTCGAAAGTATCAAAGATAAATACGGTTTCTCTATTAAAACCTTTGATACAGGTGATTTGATGAATAACAGTCTAAGTGCTGGTGCTGTAAATGCCATCATGGATGACAAACCTGTTATTGAGTATGCGATTAACCAAGGACAAGATCTCAGCATCAATATGGATGGCGAGGCTGTTGGAAGCTTTGCTTTTGGTGTCAAAAAAGGGAGCAAGTATGAACACTTGGTTACCGAGTTTAACGAAGCCCTAGCCCAAATGAAGAAGGATGGTAGCTTGGAGCAAATCATCCAAAAATGGACAGCTTCTACAACTACGGCAAGCCCAACGACAACTACTGCTGCTGGACAAAAAGCTACTCCAGTGAAAAGCAAGTACATTATTGCCAGTGACTCTTCTTTTGCCCCATTCGTCTTTCAAAATTCAAGCAATCAATACACCGGTATTGATATGGACCTCATCAAGGCCATTGCCAAAGACCAAGGTTTTGAAATTGAAATTACCAACCCAGGATTTGACGCAGCCATCAGTGCTGTTCAAGCAGGACAAGCAGATGGTATCATTGCTGGTATGTCTGTAACAGATGCTCGTAAGGAAACCTTCGACTTCTCAGAATCATACTACACAGCAAATACGATTCTCGGTGTGAAAGAATCAAGCACCATTGCTTCTTATGAAGACCTCAAGGATAAAACTGTTGGTGTTAAAAACGGGACTGCTTCTCAAACATTCCTTACTGAAAACCAAAGCAAATACGGCTATAAGATTAAAACCTTTGCAGATGGCGCATCAATGTATGACAGTCTGAACACTGGCTCTATTGATGCCGTGATGGATGATGAGCCTGTTCTCAAATATTCTATCAGTCAAGGGCAAAAATTGAAAACACCAATCGCTGGAACTCCAATCGGTGAAACTGCCTTTGCGGTTAAAAAAGGAACAAACCCTGAATTGATCCAGATGTTCAATAACGGACTTGCCAACCTCAAAGCTAACGGAGAGTTTCAAAAGATTCTTGACAAGTATCTCGCTAGCGAATCTTCATCTGACTCTACAAGTACCGTTGACGAAACTACTATCTGGGGCTTGCTTCAAAACAACTACAAACAACTCCTTAGCGGTCTTGGTATCACTCTTGCTCTAGCTCTTATCTCATTTGCTATTGCTATTGTTATCGGGATTATCTTCGGTATGTTTAGCGTTAGCCCATACAAATCTCTTCGTCTGATTTCTGAGATTTTTGTTGACGTTATCCGTGGTATCCCATTGATGATTCTTGCAGCCTTCATTTTCTGGGGTATTCCAAACTTCATCGAGTCCATTACTGGCCAACAAAGTCCAATCAATGACTTTGTAGCTGGTACTATTGCCCTCTCACTCAATGCGGCAGCTTATATCGCTGAAATCGTTCGTGGTGGGATTCAAGCTGTTCCAGTTGGGCAAATGGAAGCCAGCCGCAGTCTTGGTATCTCTTATGGAAAAACCATGCGTAAGATTATCTTGCCACAAGCGACTAAATTAATGTTGCCAAACTTCGTCAACCAATTCGTTATCGCTCTTAAAGATACAACCATCGTATCTGCTATCGGTCTGGTTGAACTTTTCCAAACTGGTAAGATTATCATCGCCCGTAACTATCAAAGTTTCAAGATGTATGCAATCCTTGCTATCTTCTATCTTGTAATTATCACGCTTTTGACTAGACTAGCGAAACGCTTAGAAAAGAGGATTCGTTAATGGCAAAACTAAAAATTGATGTAAATGATTTGCATAAGTATTATGGAAAAAACGAAGTTTTAAAAGGAATTACAACTAAATTCTACGAAGGAGATGTTGTCTGTATCATCGGACCTTCTGGTTCTGGTAAATCGACCTTCCTCCGTAGTCTTAACCTTCTCGAGGAGGTAACGAGTGGCCACATCACAGTGAATGGTTATGACTTGACTGAAAAATCGACCAATGTCGACCATGTTCGCGAAAACGTCGGAATGGTTTTCCAGCACTTCAACCTCTTCCCTCACATGTCCGTCCTAGAAAATATCACTTTTGCACCTATTGAACACAAACGGATGACAAAAGAAGAAGCTGAAAAATTGGGGATGGAGTTGCTGGAGAAAGTCGGTCTTGCAGACAAAGCTAATGCTAATCCAGATAGCCTTTCAGGTGGTCAGAAACAGCGTGTAGCTATCGCTCGTGGACTTGCCATGAATCCTGATATCATGCTCTTTGATGAGCCAACTTCCGCTCTTGACCCTGAAATGGTTGGAGATGTACTGAATGTTATGAAGGAATTGGCAGAACAAGGCATGACCATGATTATCGTAACCCATGAGATGGGATTTGCTCGTCAGGTGGCTAACCGTGTTATCTTTACGGCTGATGGTGAATTCCTGGAAGATGGAACTCCAGATCAAATCTTCGATAACCCGCAACACCCTCGTCTAAAAGAATTCTTGGACAAGGTCTTAAATGTATAAAACAAAACTGTAAGGTTCTCCTTACAGTTTTTTAATTGCGTATTGGATTTTTTGTTTTTTTTGAAAATTATGATAAAATAAAAACTATGATAATGAGGAAATCTCATCCCTAGTTCAACTAGGAAAAAATATAGAAATTAGGTAGCTAGATGTCATCAAAGGTTATTGTTACAATTTTCGGTGCGAGTGGAGATTTAGCTAAACGCAAACTCTACCCTTCCCTTTTCAGACTCTATAAATCAGGCAATCTCTCTGAGCATTTTGCTGTTATCGGAACAGCTCGTAGACCTTGGAGTAAGGAATATTTTGAATCTGTAGTTGTTGAGTCCATCCTTGATTTGGCAGATAGTACCGAGCAAGCCCAGGAATTTGCTAGCCACTTCTACTATCAAAGCCATGATGTGAATGATACGGAACATTACATTGCTTTGCGTCAATTACAAACTGAGCTGAATGAAAAATACCAAGCTGAACACAATAAGCTCTTCTTCTTGTCTATGGCACCTCAGTTCTTTGGAACCATTGCCAAGCACCTCAAATCTGAAAACATTGTCGATGGTAAAGGTTTTGAGCGCTTGATCGTTGAGAAACCATTTGGTACAGACTACGAAACAGCTAGCAAACTCAATGAAGATCTCCTTGCGGCCTTTGATGAAGAGCAAATCTACCGTATCGACCATTACCTAGGTAAAGAGATGATTCAGAGTATCTTTGCTGTTCGTTTTGCCAACATGATCTTTGAGAATGTTTGGAATCGCGAACACATCGATAATGTTCAGATTACCTTTGCGGAACGTTTGGGTGTTGAAGAACGCGGTGGCTACTACGATCAATCTGGTGCCCTTCGTGATATGGTGCAAAACCATACTCTTCAACTCCTCTCTCTTCTAGCCATGGACAAACCAGCTAGCTTTACAAAGGATGAGATTCGTGCTGAAAAGATAAAGGTCTTTAAAAACCTCTATCATCCAACTGAGGAAGAACTGAAAGAACAGTTTATCCGTGGTCAATATCGCTCTGGTAAAATCGATGGCATGAAATACATTTCCTATCGAAGCGAGCCAAATGTCGATCCTGAATCTACAACAGAAACCTTTGCGTCTGGTGCCTTCTTTGTAGACAGCGATCGCTTCCGTGGCGTTCCTTTCTTCTTCCGTACTGGTAAACGCCTGACAGAAAAAGGGACTCATGTCAACATCGTCTTTAAGCAAATGGACTCTATCTTTGGAGAACCATTAGCACCGAATATCTGGACCATCTATATCCAACCAACTGAAGGATTCTCTCTCAGCCTAAATGGGAAGCAAGTCGGTGAAGAATTTAACCTAGCACCAAGCTCTTTAGATTATCGTACAGATGCTACCGCTACTGGGGCTTCACCAGATCCATACGAAAAGCTAATCTACGATGTCTTGAACAACAATTCTACCAACTTTAGCCACTGGGATGAGGTGAGCGCTTCTTGGAAATTGATTGACCGTATCGAAGAGCTCTGGGCTCAAAATGGAGTTCCGCTCCACGACTACAAGTCTGGAAGCATGGGACCACAAGCAAGCTTTGACTTACTTGAAAAGTATGGAGCCAAATGGACCTGGCAACCTGATATCGCCTATCGAGAAGATGGCCGTTTAGAATAGCAAAAATATCCTGCAAGTCAATCTTGCAGGATATTTATTTTGTATTAAATCAAGCCTTCTAAGAGACCCTTCATAAAGTTTTCTGAGTTGAATTCCCCAATATCATCAATTTTTTCACCGAAACCAATCAATTTTACAGGGATATTGAGTTCTTCGCGGATAGCCAGAACAACACCACCTCGGGCAGTTCCGTCAATTTTTGTCAAAACAATACCTGTCAATGGTGTTATCTTCGAAAATTCCTTAGCTTGTACCAAGGCGTTCTGTCCAGTTGAAGCATCGAGTGCCAGGAAAGTTTCATGAGGTGCTTCAGGAACGACACGTTTGATAATGCGACCAATCTTTTCCAACTCAGCCATAAGGTTGTCCTTGTTTTGCAGACGACCTGCTGTATCAATCATGAGAATATCAATCCCTTCGGCTACGGCGCGTTCCATCCCATCAAAGACCACACTTGCTGGATCAGCCTTTTCAGGCCCCGTCACAACAGGAACATCCACACGTCGACCCCATTCAGCTAGCTGGGCCACAGCACCCGCACGGAAGGTATCTGCCGCAACCAGCATGACTTTCTTGCCAGCTTGTTTATAGCGATGAGCCAATTTCCCAATAGAAGTTGTTTTCCCAACACCATTAACACCAACAAAGAGCATGACTGTCAAACCATCTTGGAAATGGATTTGTTCATCGTAGTTGCCATCCTTCTCATAGAGTTCAACCAATTTCTCGATAATGACACGACGAAGTGCGTCAGGCTTCTTAGCGTTTTCGAGTTTAGCTTCATAGCGTAGTTCTTCTGTTAGGTTTGAAGCGACCTGCACACCGACGTCACTCATGATGAGCAGTTCTTCCAATTCCTCGAAGAATTCTTCATCGACAGAACGGAAGTTGGCAAAGAAGGCATTCAAACGAGCACCGAATCCTGTACGGGTTTTCTTGAGACTGCGGTCATATTTTTCCTGTACGGTTTCTTCAACCTGAGGAAGTTCTTCTTCTACTACTTCAGAAGCTAGTTCTTCTTCAGTTTCTTGGTTCTCTTCTTCTAGAAATTTTTCCGACTCTTGGAATTGTTCCAATTCATCAGATTCTAGCCCAAGCTCTTCCTGAGCAGTTTCCTCGACTGCTTCTGGTTCAATCACTTCTTCTGTTGAGACTTGAGGAAGTTCTTCTTGAGCAGGTGTTTTTTCCACTTTGTCTCTTGCTGTCTCTTCCTGAGCAGTTTCTTCGACTGCCGTTTGGTTTTCTTCAACCTCTTCTGACAAATCAAGATTTTCCAAAGCTTCTTTAACAATATCTTCGATTTTCGGCTCTTCTTTTTTCCCGAATAAACGGTCAAACAATCCCATATTCTAATTCTCCTTTAGCACGTATTCTTCGATAACCCAGGCAACGGCTTCCTCATCGTTGGTCATTGGGGTAATCACATTGGCGACTTCCTTAACTGCTGGAACTGCATTTTGCATGGCAACTCCCAGACCTGCCCACTCAATCATGGAAAGGTCATTGGCCTCGTCCCCACAAGCCATAACTTGACTTTGATCAATTCCTAAATGTTTAATTAATTTCGCTAAACCTGTCGTCTTGTGGACATTTTTCGGCGACCATTCCAATAAGAGTTCACGCGATTTAAAGATTTCATATTGGTCAAATAATTCTGGAGAAATCTGTTGAATCGCTGCATCCAAAGGTTCTTGGGCAAAGGCAGTCACACATTTATTATACGTCATCTGACTAGATAGATCCTCAAAAGCGACAGGTACGAAAGTCAAGGCTGGGTTGAACTTGGCATAGAGACTTTCTTGGTCAGACTGGATTTGATAGACGGTTCCTTCTGAAATGGCATCTAACGGCAACCCTAGTTT
The sequence above is a segment of the Streptococcus oralis ATCC 35037 genome. Coding sequences within it:
- the ftsY gene encoding signal recognition particle-docking protein FtsY, with the protein product MGLFDRLFGKKEEPKIEDIVKEALENLDLSEEVEENQTAVEETAQEETARDKVEKTPAQEELPQVSTEEVIEPEAVEETAQEELGLESDELEQFQESEKFLEEENQETEEELASEVVEEELPQVEETVQEKYDRSLKKTRTGFGARLNAFFANFRSVDEEFFEELEELLIMSDVGVQVASNLTEELRYEAKLENAKKPDALRRVIIEKLVELYEKDGNYDEQIHFQDGLTVMLFVGVNGVGKTTSIGKLAHRYKQAGKKVMLVAADTFRAGAVAQLAEWGRRVDVPVVTGPEKADPASVVFDGMERAVAEGIDILMIDTAGRLQNKDNLMAELEKIGRIIKRVVPEAPHETFLALDASTGQNALVQAKEFSKITPLTGIVLTKIDGTARGGVVLAIREELNIPVKLIGFGEKIDDIGEFNSENFMKGLLEGLI
- a CDS encoding amino acid ABC transporter ATP-binding protein encodes the protein MAKLKIDVNDLHKYYGKNEVLKGITTKFYEGDVVCIIGPSGSGKSTFLRSLNLLEEVTSGHITVNGYDLTEKSTNVDHVRENVGMVFQHFNLFPHMSVLENITFAPIEHKRMTKEEAEKLGMELLEKVGLADKANANPDSLSGGQKQRVAIARGLAMNPDIMLFDEPTSALDPEMVGDVLNVMKELAEQGMTMIIVTHEMGFARQVANRVIFTADGEFLEDGTPDQIFDNPQHPRLKEFLDKVLNV
- a CDS encoding ABC transporter substrate-binding protein/permease: MKKKILACLLILFPIFSLGMAKADTVKIVSDTAYAPFEFKDSDQTYKGIDVDIINKVAEIKGWNIQMSYPGFDAAVNAVQSGQADAIMAGMTKTKERENVFTMSDTYYDTKVVIATTKANKITKYEELSGKTVGVKNGTAAQRFLESIKDKYGFSIKTFDTGDLMNNSLSAGAVNAIMDDKPVIEYAINQGQDLSINMDGEAVGSFAFGVKKGSKYEHLVTEFNEALAQMKKDGSLEQIIQKWTASTTTASPTTTTAAGQKATPVKSKYIIASDSSFAPFVFQNSSNQYTGIDMDLIKAIAKDQGFEIEITNPGFDAAISAVQAGQADGIIAGMSVTDARKETFDFSESYYTANTILGVKESSTIASYEDLKDKTVGVKNGTASQTFLTENQSKYGYKIKTFADGASMYDSLNTGSIDAVMDDEPVLKYSISQGQKLKTPIAGTPIGETAFAVKKGTNPELIQMFNNGLANLKANGEFQKILDKYLASESSSDSTSTVDETTIWGLLQNNYKQLLSGLGITLALALISFAIAIVIGIIFGMFSVSPYKSLRLISEIFVDVIRGIPLMILAAFIFWGIPNFIESITGQQSPINDFVAGTIALSLNAAAYIAEIVRGGIQAVPVGQMEASRSLGISYGKTMRKIILPQATKLMLPNFVNQFVIALKDTTIVSAIGLVELFQTGKIIIARNYQSFKMYAILAIFYLVIITLLTRLAKRLEKRIR
- a CDS encoding Cof-type HAD-IIB family hydrolase — its product is MADIKLIALDLDGTLLTTDKKLTDRTKAVLKAARDRDIKVVLTTGRPLKAMDFFLHELGTDGQEDEYTITFNGGLVQKNTGEILDKTVFSIDDVARLYEETEKLGLPLDAISEGTVYQIQSDQESLYAKFNPALTFVPVAFEDLSSQMTYNKCVTAFAQEPLDAAIQQISPELFDQYEIFKSRELLLEWSPKNVHKTTGLAKLIKHLGIDQSQVMACGDEANDLSMIEWAGLGVAMQNAVPAVKEVANVITPMTNDEEAVAWVIEEYVLKEN
- the uvrB gene encoding excinuclease ABC subunit UvrB; the encoded protein is MINRITDNKFKLVSKYQPSGDQPQAIEQLVDNIEGGEKAQILMGATGTGKTYTMSQVISKVNKPTLVIAHNKTLAGQLYGEFKEFFPDNAVEYFVSYYDYYQPEAYVPSSDTYIEKDSSVNDEIDKLRHSATSALLERNDVIVVASVSCIYGLGSPKEYADSVVSLRPGLEISRDKLLNDLVDIQFERNDIDFQRGRFRVRGDVVEIFPASRDEHAFRVEFFGDEIDRIREVEALTGQVLGEVDHLAIFPATHFVTNDDHMEVAIAKIQAELEEQLAVFEKEGKLLEAQRLKQRTEYDIEMLREMGYTNGVENYSRHMDGRSEGEPPYTLLDFFPDDFLIMIDESHMTMGQIKGMYNGDRSRKEMLVNYGFRLPSALDNRPLRREEFESHVHQIVYVSATPGDYENEQTETVIEQIIRPTGLLDPEVEVRPTMGQIDDLLGEINARVEKNERTFITTLTKKMAEDLTDYFKEMGIKVKYMHSDIKTLERTEIIRDLRLGVFDVLVGINLLREGIDVPEVSLVAILDADKEGFLRNERGLIQTIGRAARNSEGHVIMYADTMTQSMQRAIDETARRRKIQMAYNEEHGIVPQTIKKEIRDLIAVTKAVAKEEDKEVDINSLNKQERKELVKKLEKQMQEAVEVLDFELAAQIRDMMLEVKALG
- the zwf gene encoding glucose-6-phosphate dehydrogenase, encoding MSSKVIVTIFGASGDLAKRKLYPSLFRLYKSGNLSEHFAVIGTARRPWSKEYFESVVVESILDLADSTEQAQEFASHFYYQSHDVNDTEHYIALRQLQTELNEKYQAEHNKLFFLSMAPQFFGTIAKHLKSENIVDGKGFERLIVEKPFGTDYETASKLNEDLLAAFDEEQIYRIDHYLGKEMIQSIFAVRFANMIFENVWNREHIDNVQITFAERLGVEERGGYYDQSGALRDMVQNHTLQLLSLLAMDKPASFTKDEIRAEKIKVFKNLYHPTEEELKEQFIRGQYRSGKIDGMKYISYRSEPNVDPESTTETFASGAFFVDSDRFRGVPFFFRTGKRLTEKGTHVNIVFKQMDSIFGEPLAPNIWTIYIQPTEGFSLSLNGKQVGEEFNLAPSSLDYRTDATATGASPDPYEKLIYDVLNNNSTNFSHWDEVSASWKLIDRIEELWAQNGVPLHDYKSGSMGPQASFDLLEKYGAKWTWQPDIAYREDGRLE